A stretch of Osmia bicornis bicornis unplaced genomic scaffold, iOsmBic2.1, whole genome shotgun sequence DNA encodes these proteins:
- the LOC123989158 gene encoding uncharacterized protein LOC123989158, with protein MRTPDWPHIRKLRLADNAFLTPRPVDVIIGADFYGRIIKPNIITGSPTTPIAQLSIFGWLVIGPVNESHSNTNYSHFAVVQDDQRNLQELLTKFWVQEESPMDIPSMLTPEEEECESHFCATLVITQEGNSHKIAQRCLQSTLRRLSKDSTYNQLYVEFMKEYEELGHMVKAPDHKRISSREAENVGPDGEMTLVHDASASGGLRVSSDGSTPQTSAHLQRYYLPHHGVLRLDSSTTKLRVVFNGSKATTSGKSVNDLMHTGANLLLNVTDVLFWLRHYHHIFATDITKMYRQVAVHKDDWDLQRILWIDEDRNVIPYQLTTVTYGTKAAPFLATRALMQLVHDEGHRFSLATPSLTHGRYVDDIFGGADSISELVEVAQQLIVLCNPGGFPLAKWHATHPELLRAVSSSTQSSAPISFDDCATKLLGIQWMSQTDVLCFSSTSTNQPSKCSKRLVLSEVARIFDPLGFVSPVIIRAKMLLQELWLHKINWDDPLPSQIVSRWFTIREDLNSLAKRSIPRWFNTWNNSSVEIHGFSDASQLAMAAVIYITVSSPSNNSTTSLVCSKTKVAPLKRLTIPRLELSAALLLAKLTKYVQSTLKVKINATHLWTDSQVSLIWIKSQASRWKDYVRNRVIQIQELTPNAHWGHVPGTSNPAHCASRGISTDQLQRFELWWKGPPWMARNQDHWPEQKEFSTLTSELEVRPNVSLFASAQKLSYHWDLIYKYSSFIKLYRLTALCFRFGSRLKRKLETPPVIIIPSCDMEKAQLFWIHATQHLYFTSEMKTLNSGSTLPATQPCLQLNPACNSPLQSPHRLHRFTGNNTGRRKTHKHSAQQG; from the exons ATGAGAACTCCGGACTGGCCTCACATAAGAAAATTGAGGTTGGCGGACAATGCTTTCTTGACTCCACGACCAGTCGATGTAATCATTGGAGCAGATTTCTACGGAAGGATCATCAAGCCAAACATCATCACAGGCTCACCAACAACACCAATTGCTCAACTTTCCATTTTTGGATGGCTCGTCATTGGCCCAGTTAACGAATCACACTCAAATACTAATTATTCACACTTTGCAGTTGTTCAAGACGACCAGCGCAACCTGCAAGAGCTGCTCACCAAATTCTGGGTTCAAGAGGAGTCACCGATGGACATTCCAAGCATGCTCACtccggaggaagaagaatgcgaaTCACATTTCTGTGCGACTCTCGTGATAACACAGGAAG GCAATTCACACAAGATTGCTCAAAGATGTCTACAAAGCACTTTGCGACGACTCTCCAAGGATTCAACATATAACCAGCTCTACGTCGAGTTCATGAAAGAATACGAAGAATTAGGACACATGGTAAAGGCTCCAGATCATAAACGAATTTCATCACGAGAGGCTGAGAACGTTGGGCCTGATGGGGAAATGACCTTGGTACATGATGCTTCGGCATCAGGAGGGTTGAGGGTCTCTTCTGACGGTTCAACACCTCAGACCTCTGCACATCTTCAACGATATTATTTGCCTCACCATGGAGTTCTACGTCTCGACAGTTCAACAACGAAGCTCAGGGTTGTATTCAACGGATCAAAAGCTACGACATCAGGCAAATCAGTCAACGATTTAATGCATACTGGTGCTAATTTGCTCTTGAATGTTACAGATGTTCTATTTTGGCTTCGCCATTATCACCACATTTTTGCCACAGATATCACAAAAATGTATCGCCAGGTAGCAGTTCACAAGGATGATTGGGATCTCCAGCGAATTCTTTGGATCGATGAAGACCGCAATGTCATCCCTTACCAGCTCACAACTGTCACGTATGGCACAAAGGCGGCTCCCTTCCTGGCGACACGAGCACTCATGCAACTTGTTCACGATGAGGGTCATCGATTCTCTCTGGCAACGCCTTCGCTCACGCATGGCAGATATGTGGACGATATCTTTGGAGGAGCAGACTCAATCTCGGAACTTGTGGAGGTCGCTCAACAGCTGATTGTATTGTGCAACCCGGGCGGATTCccactcgcaaaatggcatgCGACTCACCCCGAATTACTGAGGGCTGTTTCGTCATCCACACAATCGTCAGCTCCCATATCATTTGACGACTGTGCTACCAAATTACTCGGAATTCAATGGATGTCTCAGACTGACGTATTGTGCTTTTCATCAACCTCGACTAATCAACCAAGTAAGTGCTCAAAACGCCTCGTATTGTCCGAAGTGGCTCGGATATTTGATCCATTAGGTTTCGTCTCACCGGTAATAATACGAGCGAAAATGCTATTACAAGAGCTCTGGCTACACAAGATCAATTGGGACGACCCATTACCGTCTCAAATTGTTTCACGATGGTTCACCATCAGAGAAGATCTCAACAGCTTGGCCAAGCGATCGATCCCAAGATGGTTCAACACATGGAACAATTCATCTGTAGAAATTCATGGATTCTCTGATGCTTCTCAACTTGCCATGGCAGCAGTGATTTATATCACTGTTAGCTCTCCGTCCAACAACTCAACGACGTCACTTGTCTGTTCTAAGACAAAGGttgcaccactgaagaggctCACAATACCAAGATTGGAGTTGTCTGCAGCACTCCTGTTGGCAaaactcacaaaatatgttcaaTCAACGCTCAAGGTAAAGATCAATGCAACGCACCTGTGGACGGATTCTCAAGTTTCGCTCATATGGATCAAATCGCAAGCATCACGTTGGAAGGATTATGTTCGGAACAGAGTCATTCAGATCCAAGAACTCACTCCAAATGCGCATTGGGGGCATGTTCCAGGTACGTCTAATCCAGCCCACTGTGCTTCACGAGGCATTTCGACAGATCAACTCCAACGATTCGAGCTTTGGTGGAAAGGTCCTCCATGGATGGCTCGAAATCAAGATCATTGGCCGGAGCAAAAGGAATTCTCAACTTTAACCAGCGAGCTCGAAGTGAGACCCAATGTCTCACTGTTTGCCTCAGCTCAAAAGCTAAGTTATCATTGGGAtctcatttataaatattcatcttTTATTAAGCTGTATAGACTGACTGCACTTTGTTTCAGGTTTGGCTCACGGCTTAAGAGAAAGCTCGAAACTCCTCCTGTGATCATCATACCATCCTGCGACATGGAGAAGGCGCAGCTCTTCTGGATTCACGCAACTCAACACTTGTATTTCACCAGCGAAATGAAGACCCTCAACTCAGGCTCAACCCTGCCTGCAACTCAACCCTGTCTGCAACTCAACCCTGCCTGCAACTCACCCCTTCAGTCGCCTCACCGCCTTCATCGATTCACAGGGAACAATACGGGTAGGAGGAAGACTCACAAACACAGCGCTCAGCAGGGATGA
- the LOC123989159 gene encoding uncharacterized protein LOC123989159, translated as MGQLPLSRVTPSRPFAHTGVDYAGPITMKNSKGRGSKTIKGWICVFVCFSSSAVHLEVVSDYSTEGFLAAYRRFSSRRGIAHKLYSDCGTNFIGAQAELKRLFTSSSQEHRQIASILSADSTQWMFNPPAAPHMGGKWEAVVKSIKYHLRRTIGELLLTFEEFSTLLTQIEAVLNSRPLEPLSDDPDDISALTPGHFLIGSALNTIPEPSLLEVSPGRLSKWQLIQQRVQHFWSQWSRHYLQRLQSISKWHHPSNDIKTGSLVLLMNEHLPPSKWPLARVIDVHPGKDGLTRVAAVKTATTTLI; from the coding sequence ATGGGTCAACTACCTCTCTCTCGAGTCACACCATCACGACCATTCGCTCACACCGGGGTCGATTATGCAGGACCGatcacaatgaaaaattcaaagggaaGAGGCTCGAAAACGATCAAAGGATGGATCTGCGTGTTCGTATGTTTCTCCTCATCGGCAGTTCACCTCGAGGTTGTCAGTGATTACTCAACAGAAGGATTTCTGGCAGCCTACAGAAGATTTTCATCGAGACGGGGGATCGCTCACAAATTGTATTCTGACTGTGGTACAAATTTTATTGGAGCACAGGCAGAGCTCAAACGCCTGTTCACGTCAAGTTCACAGGAGCACCGACAGATCGCATCGATTCTGTCAGCTGACAGCACTCAATGGATGTTCAACCCACCAGCTGCTCCTCACATGGGAGGAAAATGGGAAGCTGTGGTGAAATCGATCAAGTACCATCTCAGGAGAACCATTGGTGAGCTCTTACTAACATTTGAAGAGTTTTCCACTCTCCTCACACAGATCGAAGCGGTGCTCAACTCACGACCATTGGAGCCGCTCAGTGACGATCCCGACGACATCTCTGCGCTCACCCCAGGACATTTCCTCATCGGCTCAGCACTCAACACGATACCAGAACCATCACTGCTCGAAGTTTCACCAGGTCGGCTGTCAAAATGGCAGCTGATTCAGCAAAGGGTTCAGCATTTCTGGTCTCAATGGTCTCGACACTACCTACAGAGACTTCAGTCAATCTCGAAGTGGCACCATCCATCGAACGATATCAAGACAGGCTCGTTGGTGCTGCTCATGAACGAGCATCTTCCACCTAGCAAATGGCCACTCGCAAGAGTGATCGACGTTCACCCCGGAAAGGATGGTCTCACCAGGGTTGCAGCTGTGAAGACTGCAACCACAACTCTTATCTGA